AGGTTTTGATAATATCGTACCCGTAAGTTTCCATCGCTTCTTGCACTTCGCGTTTTACGGCAATGGCAATATCATCTTTTTTTACAAAAACATCATCAAGGCGCATTTTGGGTACTTCGGCACGTACCACATCAAACACATAGCTGGTAATTTGGTCGTGCGGATATTCCAAGCGATAGATGGCATCGTAAACCTTATCTTTAATGACCACATACTGCACCGAAACCTTGATTTTAACGAATACATCGTCCAAAGTTTTGGTTTCAACAATTACATCTAATTGCTGAATTTTTAGGCTGATACGTGCAGCCACTTTGTCAATTATCGGGATTTTAATTTGTAAACCCGAATGGCGTATGCTTTGGAACTTACCAAAACGCTCTACTGAAACTGCCGTTTGTTGCTTTACGGTAAAAAACAATGAAAAAATCACAAACAAAACGACTACAATAATAATGGGTGTTGTTATCATAAACTTTACTGATTTTAATACGTGAGCAAGGTAATACTTTTGGTGCAAAAACCAAATTCTTTTAGTCTATTTTTTGGGTCAAATACACGAATACCTTTTTTAATTGAAACCACATAGAAACATCGTTTTTTCTAATGCATCTATGTGGTTCTAAACTTAATTTACGGAATTTTACCAATTTTCAAGTTAAAAGACAACCCAAATAAACGAACTCACGTTTGACAATTTTGGCACACCTACCCTATTTCAAACTTTTCAATCTTTTAATTTTTTTAGATTTTTCAAATCTTAATGCGCTTCAAGCCAGTTGTCTCCTTCTCCCAAATCAACTACCAATGGAACAGTCAGTGAATAGGCATTTTCCATTTCGGATTGGATTGCTTTCTTTACGGCTTCAAGTTCTGATTTTGGCACATCGAATACCAACTCGTCGTGTACTTGCAATAACATTTTGGTTTGGAAATTTTCTTTTTCTAATCGATTTTGAATTCGAATCATTGCAATTTTGATAATATCGGCGGCACTGCCTTGAATGGGTGCGTTAACCGCATTACGCTCGGCAGCACTGCGAACCACTTGGTTTTTCGAATGAATATCAGGCAGATAACGTCTTCTACCTAAAATGGTTTCTACATAGCCGTGTTCTTGTGCAAAGGCAATTTGTTTGTTTATATACCCCCTAAGGTTAGGATAGGTCGCATAATAGGTATCTATCAGTTGTTTGCTCTCTGAGCGAGAAAGTTCGGTTTGATTACTTAACCCAAAGGCAGATACGCCATAAATGATACCAAAGTTGACCGTTTTGGCGTGGCTACGTTGCTCACGGGTCACCTCACTGATAGGAACGCCAAACACTTGAGAAGCCGTAGCACGGTGGATGTCTTCTCCTTGATTAAATGCCTTTATCATATTGGGTTCTTGGCTAAGTGAGGCAATGATACGCAATTCAATTTGTGAATAGTCGGCGGCTAATAATACGTGATTTTCATCTCGTGCTACAAAGGCTTTACGTATTTGTTGCCCTCGTGGGGTACGAATAGGGATATTTTGTAAATTGGGGTTATTGCTACTGAGCCTTCCAGTGGCAGCAACCGTTTGCATATAAGTGGTATGTACCCGACCTGTTTTAGGGTTTACCTCCAAAGGAAGTGCATCTACATAAGTACTTTTAAGTTTCTGTAGCTGACGCCATTCCAGAATTTGAGCAACAATAGGGTGATGCTCAGCAAAATCGGAGAGTATTGCCTCAGAGGTAGCATATTGCCCCGTTTTTGTCTTTTTAGGTTTATCCGCAATTTTAAGCTTTTCAAACAAGATATCGCCCAATTGTTTTGGGGAAGCCAAATTGAATGTTTCTCCAGCTAAGGCAAAAATAGCGTCTTCTAATGTAGAGATGTCTTCATCTAAAGTAACGGAAAGTGTTTTTAAAAAATCGGTATTCAGAGCTATACCTTCCAATTCCATCTTAGCCAACACTCGTATAAGAGGCGCTTCCAAATCAGTATACAAACTAGCGGTATGGGTTTGTTGTAGTTTTTCTCGGAAAAGGTCTTTGAGTTGCCAAGTGATATCGGCATCTTCCACAGCATATTCTTTTTGGTCTTCCAGCGCCACCCAACGCATAGACAGCTGCCCACTTCCTTTCTTACCGATAAGATTTTCAATAGGAATGGGCGAATAATTCAAATAGGTTTGGGAAAGCACATCCATATTATGGCGCATATCAGGATTGATTAGATAATGAGCTACCATTGTGTCAAACAAATTGCCTTTTACTTCAATGCCGTAATTGGCAAGCACCTTGATATCGTATTTCAAATTTTGCCCCACTTTGGTAATCTGCTCATTTTCAAAGAAGATTTTAAACTCTTGTAATATTTCTTGAGTTTGGGCAGGATTTTCAGGCAGAGGCAAATAATACCCTTTCCCTTGATGCCACGAAAAAGCAATGCCGACTAGTTCGGCTTGTAGGCTATCCAAATCGGTGGTTTCGGTATCGAAACAAACTTCAGATTGGCTTAACAAGTTCTGTAATAATATTTTCCGAGCTATGGGAGTATCTACCAACTGATAAAAATGGGGCGTGTTTTGAATGTTTTTGCGCTCCGATAAAGATTCTCCTTCAAATAAATCCGTTTGAATGGCTTGGGTTTGCTCTGTAGCATTTTGATAGGTTTTAATCAGATTTTGAAGTAATTGCCTAAACTCCAAGTCCTCAAAAATTTTGGTTACCTGCTCCATATCGGGTTTTGAGATCTCAAAATCACGCTCATTAAATTCCACAGGAACATCTAAAATAATACGTGCCAATTTTTTAGAAAGTATGCCTAATTCAGCATTGTTTTCAATATTCTCACGAAGTTTACCTTTGAGTTTATGAGTATTAGACAGCAGGTTTTCCAAACTTCCGAAATCTGCCAAAAGCTTTTTTGCTGTTTTTTCTCCAACCCCCGGAAGCCCAGGAATATTGTCGGCAGTATCGCCCATCATTCCTAAAAAATCAATAACCTGCTCAGGGGTTTGCACTCCAAACTTTTCTTGGACTTCGGGCACTCCCCAAATTTCTGCATCATTTCCCGAACGTGAAGGACGATACATAAAAATATTTTCGGATACCAATTGAGCGAAATCTTTATCTGGAGTAACCATATATACCAAATAGCCTTGTTTTTCGGCTTTTTTTGCCAAAGTTCCGATAATATCATCCGCCTCAAATCCTTCCTTTACCAAAATAGGAATGTGCAAGGCTTGTAAAATTTCCCAAATATACGGAATGGCAAGGCGAATAGCTTCGGGGGTTTCTTCCCGATGAGCTTTGTATGCCTGAAACATTTCGGTACGCTCAACACTGCCTCCTTTATCGAATGCTACAGCCAAATGATCGGGGCGTTCTTTTTTGATAACCTCCAATAACGAATTCATAAATCCGAGAATGGCAGAGGTATTTAGCCCTTTTGAATTGATTCTCGGATTTTTGATAAAAGCATAATATCCTCTGAAAATCAAAGCGTAGGCATCTAATAAAAAAAGTCGTTTCTTTTGCATTGGGCTAATTTTAGGCTTGTTAAACCACAAAAATATGAAAAGTAAACGATTTTAGATTTGACCCTAAGCACAAAAACAAAAAAAATCCTGAAAAATTTCTTTCAGTGATGAAAATTTTTCAGGATTTCTTGATATCATTAGGTAAACACTATTTAGGATAAACCAAATTTTCTTCTTTCAAGTGGTAAAGCACTTCTTCCAAATACTTTTTGGCTTCATATTTTGCCATTGGCAAATTGTTGTTATAAAAATTTCCGCATTCTAAAGCTGACGCACCAGGTATTTCACCTTCAAAATCAGCCATATATTTGAATAAATCTGTAATCAACGGAACAATATCCTTTGAAGAATAATCCCCAGCCAAAATCAAATAATTTCCTGTTTGGCAACCCATTGGTCCCCAATAGATGATTTTGTCTTTCCAAGAGCTATTTCGAAGCCAAGTGGCTGCTAAATGTTCAATCGTGTGAATTTCGGCAGCTCCTAAAACAGGCTCACGATAAGGCAATTTCATACGAATATCGAATGAAGTAAGCACTTCATTTCCAACATAATCTTTACGAGAAACATAAATTCCTCGCTTCATTTTCAGGTGGTCAATACAAAAACTGGCTATTTTCTCCATACAAATATGATTTTCAAAAGATTAGTTCATATCGCTATACCCGATAGCTTTTCCGATAAGGGTGGTTGAGGTACAACTTTCTATTTTAACGTTCACAAAATCACCTACTTTGTAATGTTCCTTCGGAAATACTACTACGGTGTTTTGCGTGTTTCGTCCCATCCATTGGGTGTCTGATTTTTTAGAGTTTCCTTCGATAAGCACTTCGCAAATCTGTCCGACTTTCTCTTGTGTGCGAAGTAAGCTGTGTTTTTGCTGTAAATCAATAATTTCAGAAAGACGACGTTTCTTAACTTCCTCAGGAACATCATCTTCTATCTTACGTGCAGCAAGTGTTCCTGGTCGTTCTGAATAGGCAAACATAAATCCGAAGTCGTATTTTACGTATTCCATCAGCGAAAGCGTATCTTGGTGGTCGGCTTCAGTTTCTGTGGGAAATCCAGCAATCATATCTTGTGAAATAGCACATTCAGGAATGCGTTTTCGGATATTATCAATCAATGTGAAATACTCTTCTCTTGTATGTAATCGGTTCATTGCCTTTAAGATACGATTGCTTCCGCTTTGTACAGGCAAGTGAATATATTTGCAAATATTGTGATGTTTTGCCATCGTGTCAATCACATCAAGAGTCATATCTTGTGGATTAGATGTGGAAAAACGGATACGCATCTTTGGGTAAGCAATTGCCACCATATCAAGTAGTTTTGCGAAATTTACAGCAGTGGCTTTCTGCATTTCACTGGCTTTATCGAAATCTTTTTTCAGTCCGCCACCATACCAAAGATAGCTGTCCACATTCTGACCCAAAAGCGTGATTTCCTTAAAGCCTCTTTCTTCTAAATCCTTGATTTCATTTAAGATAGAAAAAGGGTCGCGACTGCGTTCGCGTCCGCGTGTAAAAGGAACAATACAAAACGTACACATATTGTCGCAACCGCGTGTAATGGAAACAAAGGCAGTTACTCCATTGCTATTGAGGCGAATAGGAGAAATGTCAGCATAGGTTTCATCTTTGGAAAGAATTACGTTTACGGCTTCGCGTCCGCCTTCTACTTCTTGCAAAAGATTGGGTAAATCTTTGTAAGCGTCAGGTCCTACCACCATATCTACGATTTTTTCTTCTTCCAGAAAAGCGTGTTTTAGGCGTTCAGCCATACAGCCCAACACTCCTACTTTCATTGCAGGACGATTTCTTTTGATGGCATTGAATTGTTCCAATCGCTTACGAATGGTTTGTTCGGCTTTTTCGCGAATGGAACACGTATTTACTAAAACTAAATCGGCTTCTTCGAGCGTTTGTGTGGTGTTGTATCCTTGCTCGGAGAGAATGGAGGCTACAATTTCGCTATCTGAAAAATTCATCTGACAGCCGTAACTTTCTATATATAATTTTTTGTGATTGTTCGTATTTTCTTTCAAAACAAGACTTTGTCCTTGCTTTGATTCGTCAATAACTTTTTCCATAGTGTTGATTTTCTTGAGGGGCAAAGATATGTAAAATAATTAAAACGTAAGAAATTTGATTTTTAATCGGTTTTTATGAGGGTAAAAGAAAATTCAGAACCTACGCCTAATACACTTTCTACATAAATTTT
This genomic window from Capnocytophaga canimorsus contains:
- a CDS encoding SPFH domain-containing protein produces the protein MITTPIIIVVVLFVIFSLFFTVKQQTAVSVERFGKFQSIRHSGLQIKIPIIDKVAARISLKIQQLDVIVETKTLDDVFVKIKVSVQYVVIKDKVYDAIYRLEYPHDQITSYVFDVVRAEVPKMRLDDVFVKKDDIAIAVKREVQEAMETYGYDIIKTLVTDIDPDAQVKAAMNRINAAEREKVAAQYEGDAQRILIVEKAKAEAESKRLQGQGIADQRREIARGLVESVDVLNKVGISSQEASALIVVTQHYDTLQAVGQDTNSNLILLPNSPQAGSEMLNNMIASFAASNQIGEMMKKNHKDNNS
- the polA gene encoding DNA polymerase I, translating into MQKKRLFLLDAYALIFRGYYAFIKNPRINSKGLNTSAILGFMNSLLEVIKKERPDHLAVAFDKGGSVERTEMFQAYKAHREETPEAIRLAIPYIWEILQALHIPILVKEGFEADDIIGTLAKKAEKQGYLVYMVTPDKDFAQLVSENIFMYRPSRSGNDAEIWGVPEVQEKFGVQTPEQVIDFLGMMGDTADNIPGLPGVGEKTAKKLLADFGSLENLLSNTHKLKGKLRENIENNAELGILSKKLARIILDVPVEFNERDFEISKPDMEQVTKIFEDLEFRQLLQNLIKTYQNATEQTQAIQTDLFEGESLSERKNIQNTPHFYQLVDTPIARKILLQNLLSQSEVCFDTETTDLDSLQAELVGIAFSWHQGKGYYLPLPENPAQTQEILQEFKIFFENEQITKVGQNLKYDIKVLANYGIEVKGNLFDTMVAHYLINPDMRHNMDVLSQTYLNYSPIPIENLIGKKGSGQLSMRWVALEDQKEYAVEDADITWQLKDLFREKLQQTHTASLYTDLEAPLIRVLAKMELEGIALNTDFLKTLSVTLDEDISTLEDAIFALAGETFNLASPKQLGDILFEKLKIADKPKKTKTGQYATSEAILSDFAEHHPIVAQILEWRQLQKLKSTYVDALPLEVNPKTGRVHTTYMQTVAATGRLSSNNPNLQNIPIRTPRGQQIRKAFVARDENHVLLAADYSQIELRIIASLSQEPNMIKAFNQGEDIHRATASQVFGVPISEVTREQRSHAKTVNFGIIYGVSAFGLSNQTELSRSESKQLIDTYYATYPNLRGYINKQIAFAQEHGYVETILGRRRYLPDIHSKNQVVRSAAERNAVNAPIQGSAADIIKIAMIRIQNRLEKENFQTKMLLQVHDELVFDVPKSELEAVKKAIQSEMENAYSLTVPLVVDLGEGDNWLEAH
- a CDS encoding S-ribosylhomocysteine lyase, with product MEKIASFCIDHLKMKRGIYVSRKDYVGNEVLTSFDIRMKLPYREPVLGAAEIHTIEHLAATWLRNSSWKDKIIYWGPMGCQTGNYLILAGDYSSKDIVPLITDLFKYMADFEGEIPGASALECGNFYNNNLPMAKYEAKKYLEEVLYHLKEENLVYPK
- the miaB gene encoding tRNA (N6-isopentenyl adenosine(37)-C2)-methylthiotransferase MiaB, producing the protein MEKVIDESKQGQSLVLKENTNNHKKLYIESYGCQMNFSDSEIVASILSEQGYNTTQTLEEADLVLVNTCSIREKAEQTIRKRLEQFNAIKRNRPAMKVGVLGCMAERLKHAFLEEEKIVDMVVGPDAYKDLPNLLQEVEGGREAVNVILSKDETYADISPIRLNSNGVTAFVSITRGCDNMCTFCIVPFTRGRERSRDPFSILNEIKDLEERGFKEITLLGQNVDSYLWYGGGLKKDFDKASEMQKATAVNFAKLLDMVAIAYPKMRIRFSTSNPQDMTLDVIDTMAKHHNICKYIHLPVQSGSNRILKAMNRLHTREEYFTLIDNIRKRIPECAISQDMIAGFPTETEADHQDTLSLMEYVKYDFGFMFAYSERPGTLAARKIEDDVPEEVKKRRLSEIIDLQQKHSLLRTQEKVGQICEVLIEGNSKKSDTQWMGRNTQNTVVVFPKEHYKVGDFVNVKIESCTSTTLIGKAIGYSDMN